A window of the Streptococcus sp. 116-D4 genome harbors these coding sequences:
- a CDS encoding ABC transporter ATP-binding protein, which translates to MEQSITIKNLCKSYGQTQILKDISFEAKAGRVTAFLGPNGAGKSSTLRILLGLDKATSGLTKIGDQTYKELKFPLKTVGASFDSVGAPDDRTVYQHLKIVAASNGISSQRIEQVLDMVDISYKKKSKIGKLSLGEGQRLGIATALLGNPQYLILDEPTNGLDPRGIRWFREFIKKQAQEGKTVLLSSHILSEVEAVTDDVVIINKGKVLIKGTLQEVMKNLSSLEEVFFSLTEGGK; encoded by the coding sequence ATGGAACAAAGTATTACCATTAAAAATTTATGTAAGTCATATGGCCAAACTCAAATTTTAAAAGATATTTCTTTTGAAGCAAAAGCAGGTAGAGTGACTGCTTTCCTAGGTCCAAATGGAGCTGGAAAAAGTTCAACCTTACGTATTTTATTAGGATTAGACAAAGCAACATCTGGTCTTACCAAAATTGGTGATCAGACTTATAAGGAATTAAAATTTCCTCTAAAGACTGTAGGAGCTTCATTTGACAGTGTAGGAGCTCCTGACGATAGGACTGTTTATCAACATTTGAAAATTGTTGCTGCTAGTAATGGGATATCCAGTCAGCGAATTGAGCAAGTTTTGGATATGGTGGATATTAGTTATAAGAAAAAATCTAAAATTGGGAAATTATCATTAGGAGAAGGACAACGCTTGGGAATTGCAACAGCTCTATTAGGAAATCCTCAATATCTGATATTAGATGAACCGACTAATGGGTTGGATCCAAGAGGAATTCGGTGGTTTAGAGAGTTTATAAAAAAACAAGCTCAAGAAGGGAAGACTGTCTTGCTATCATCTCATATATTATCGGAAGTGGAGGCAGTAACAGATGATGTAGTTATCATAAATAAAGGAAAAGTTCTTATAAAAGGGACTTTACAAGAAGTGATGAAAAATCTTTCTTCACTAGAAGAAGTCTTCTTTAGTTTGACAGAAGGAGGAAAGTGA
- a CDS encoding ABC transporter permease — protein MALIYSLHSEILKLFYKRATHIVLFLILVFQTFLANIGASQIVSVGIHATPETNPDLAEAIPPIEFLGFDVTLFGIFIMIILGSIYGAEEYKGSAIRTSLLSITNRSSFLVSKTLVWLVFSFFISFLSIFLTINMTHYVLGQDGLLLFSLNGRVWFYIFLASIAWTLLGLLAYILALTFKKALVPLLFLLPQVYNLGTFLANHISIAKFLPVSLSYGLIATSPQMLEQNSLQNILLLLCWNLSFLALAIYRVLQSDIGGGE, from the coding sequence ATGGCACTTATTTACTCTCTTCATTCTGAAATATTGAAATTATTTTATAAGAGAGCTACTCATATTGTACTATTCTTGATACTTGTATTTCAAACATTTTTAGCAAATATTGGTGCTTCTCAAATTGTTTCAGTTGGTATCCATGCTACACCAGAGACAAATCCAGATTTAGCAGAAGCTATACCTCCTATTGAATTTTTAGGTTTTGATGTCACTTTATTTGGTATTTTTATTATGATTATCCTAGGCTCAATTTACGGAGCCGAGGAGTACAAAGGCTCTGCTATTCGTACAAGCCTCCTCTCTATTACAAATCGAAGTTCTTTCCTAGTTTCAAAAACATTAGTTTGGCTTGTATTTTCATTTTTCATTTCCTTTCTATCAATATTCCTTACAATTAACATGACACATTATGTTTTAGGACAAGATGGCTTATTGCTTTTTTCACTAAATGGGAGAGTTTGGTTCTATATATTTTTAGCCAGTATAGCTTGGACTTTGTTGGGACTGCTAGCCTATATTCTGGCTTTAACATTTAAAAAAGCCCTTGTTCCCCTATTGTTTTTGCTTCCTCAAGTCTACAATTTAGGAACATTCTTAGCCAATCATATATCAATTGCGAAATTTCTTCCAGTTTCATTGAGCTATGGACTTATTGCTACATCTCCTCAAATGTTAGAACAGAATAGTTTACAAAATATTTTGCTTTTACTATGTTGGAATTTGTCATTCTTGGCTTTGGCAATTTACCGCGTACTTCAGTCAGATATTGGAGGAGGAGAATGA
- a CDS encoding ABC transporter permease: MKEQFKSEYLKFIMNPWHWLIIGALLLCVPAMVIFLNSKPDQLTLHFVLEQLLQSLYLGQAGFISLAVLFIGQEFTGSSLRTSFLTCPNRLKFIICKLAIVLCVEIVLLLAVISVCILLTQGYYNINLLSNIKNVLAILFPVCISILTFSLLSGIFVFIFRSFTLILGISLSLLLGLGQMLLQFSSFFRNLPLLASMNCYYIHPLSLYYPVWQGLGIQIVWLLIVFLFATLILIGKNVH; encoded by the coding sequence TTGAAAGAGCAATTTAAAAGTGAGTATCTCAAGTTTATTATGAATCCTTGGCATTGGTTGATTATAGGCGCTCTATTACTTTGTGTTCCGGCGATGGTTATTTTTTTAAATAGTAAACCAGATCAGTTGACCCTACACTTTGTTTTGGAACAGCTACTGCAAAGTCTCTATTTAGGACAGGCGGGTTTTATTAGTCTAGCTGTCCTATTTATAGGTCAGGAATTTACAGGTTCTAGCCTTCGTACAAGTTTTCTTACATGTCCAAATCGTTTAAAATTTATAATATGTAAATTAGCTATTGTGTTATGTGTGGAAATTGTATTATTGCTAGCTGTAATATCAGTATGTATACTACTTACTCAAGGATATTATAATATCAATCTTTTGAGCAATATTAAAAATGTTCTAGCAATCCTATTTCCAGTTTGTATTTCTATTTTAACCTTCTCTCTTTTAAGTGGTATTTTTGTATTTATTTTCCGATCTTTTACCTTAATTTTGGGAATAAGCTTATCTCTTTTATTGGGATTGGGACAAATGCTACTACAATTCAGTTCTTTTTTTAGAAATTTACCATTACTAGCTAGTATGAACTGTTACTATATCCATCCTTTATCACTTTATTATCCAGTTTGGCAAGGTCTGGGGATACAAATAGTTTGGTTGTTAATTGTTTTTCTATTTGCTACATTGATACTTATAGGAAAAAATGTACACTAA
- a CDS encoding response regulator transcription factor, translating to MAYKILVVDDDLAILRLIKKVLEYEKYEVVIRNKIEEIDLCDFTGFDLILLDIMMPVSGLEICQMIREQITVPICFITAKDMDEDLVAGINAGADDYIMKPFSMQELLARVKMHLRREERTKGNVHQIKIGKLILYTDSKELFVNDDKIALTRREFDIVNLLASTPSKIYSIEEIYNYLYPQSSEALLRSVSEYIYQIRQKLKPYQLNPIKTLYGGGYQWVESKVLDN from the coding sequence ATGGCTTATAAAATTTTGGTTGTAGATGATGATCTTGCTATTCTTCGCCTAATAAAAAAAGTACTAGAATATGAAAAATATGAAGTAGTCATACGAAATAAGATAGAAGAGATTGATCTTTGTGATTTTACAGGCTTTGACTTGATTCTATTAGATATTATGATGCCTGTTAGTGGTTTAGAAATCTGTCAGATGATTCGCGAGCAGATAACTGTTCCTATCTGTTTTATAACTGCTAAGGATATGGATGAAGATTTAGTAGCTGGAATTAATGCAGGTGCTGATGATTATATTATGAAGCCCTTTAGTATGCAAGAATTGTTAGCACGTGTTAAAATGCACTTGCGTCGTGAAGAACGGACTAAAGGAAATGTTCATCAAATAAAGATTGGGAAGCTTATACTATATACGGATAGTAAGGAACTATTTGTAAACGATGATAAGATTGCCTTGACAAGGAGGGAATTTGACATAGTGAATCTTTTAGCAAGCACCCCAAGTAAAATATATTCTATTGAGGAAATTTATAATTATCTATATCCACAAAGTTCAGAAGCGCTTTTACGTTCGGTTTCAGAGTACATTTATCAAATTCGTCAAAAGTTGAAACCTTATCAATTAAATCCAATTAAAACCTTGTACGGTGGAGGATATCAATGGGTAGAATCAAAAGTTTTAGACAATTAA
- a CDS encoding sensor histidine kinase — MGRIKSFRQLIRETCWRIIWQFCLGLLIAYLIPLASVSIHINEDGKPLKNSGVLSIFFNVSSWIYICILLIVLISYHIGKLLKKLSYEMTLIYENSMWLEKECTERLTVKEFCETGNRIIVMQDRIRQLIVDEKEQKEDLMFQVSAASHDLKTPLTIIRGNVEFLQAITENDQSQECLADIERASQQLLDYFNQLIHYSKTYYDDETGWMEYSSSDFINELEKEVSFLIKNQMKFSFEQNVKGTENYYINPSLLIRAIQNILTNALEYADKQNPKIKIRVEQEAKELKIGIWNNGSEFPEEVLTNFGKLFYRMDKARSVKEQHYGIGLSFVCRVAKLHKGRVELRNRDEGAEVLIIMNCIKS; from the coding sequence ATGGGTAGAATCAAAAGTTTTAGACAATTAATTCGAGAAACCTGTTGGAGAATTATTTGGCAGTTTTGTCTTGGCTTACTAATAGCCTATCTTATTCCCTTAGCTTCAGTATCTATACATATAAATGAAGACGGGAAACCTCTAAAAAATAGTGGTGTTCTATCAATTTTTTTCAATGTGTCATCATGGATATATATTTGTATTTTATTGATTGTTCTAATAAGTTATCACATTGGAAAATTGTTGAAAAAACTGAGTTATGAAATGACTTTGATTTATGAAAATAGTATGTGGTTGGAGAAGGAATGTACAGAAAGATTAACGGTTAAAGAATTTTGTGAGACAGGAAATAGGATTATTGTGATGCAAGATAGAATTCGACAATTAATAGTTGATGAGAAAGAGCAGAAAGAAGATTTAATGTTTCAGGTTTCAGCAGCTTCTCATGATTTAAAAACTCCCTTAACCATTATTAGGGGAAATGTGGAATTTTTGCAGGCGATAACTGAAAACGACCAATCTCAAGAATGCTTAGCAGATATAGAAAGAGCTAGTCAACAGTTACTAGATTATTTCAATCAATTGATTCACTATTCTAAAACCTATTATGATGATGAGACAGGTTGGATGGAGTATTCCTCTTCAGATTTTATCAATGAATTAGAGAAAGAAGTCTCTTTTTTGATAAAAAATCAGATGAAGTTTTCTTTTGAACAAAATGTGAAAGGAACTGAAAACTATTATATAAATCCATCTCTTCTGATTCGTGCAATACAAAATATTTTAACAAATGCTTTGGAGTATGCAGATAAACAGAATCCTAAAATTAAAATTAGGGTAGAGCAAGAGGCGAAAGAATTGAAAATAGGTATATGGAATAATGGCTCTGAATTTCCAGAGGAAGTTTTAACTAATTTTGGAAAGCTATTTTATCGTATGGATAAAGCTAGATCGGTTAAAGAGCAACATTATGGTATTGGACTTAGTTTTGTATGTAGAGTTGCAAAACTACACAAAGGCCGAGTTGAGCTTAGAAATAGAGACGAGGGAGCAGAAGTTTTAATAATTATGAATTGTATTAAATCAT